In the genome of Drosophila subpulchrella strain 33 F10 #4 breed RU33 chromosome 2L, RU_Dsub_v1.1 Primary Assembly, whole genome shotgun sequence, one region contains:
- the LOC119547972 gene encoding putative gustatory receptor 28a yields MAFKLWERFSQADNVFQALRPLTFISLLGLAPFKLNLNPRKEVQTSKFSFIAGIVHFLFFVLCFGISVKEGDSIIGYFFQTNITRLGDGTLRLTGILAMSTIFGFAMFKRQRLVSIIQNNIVVDEIFVRLGMKLDYRRILLSSFLISFGMLLFNVIYLCVSYSLLVSATISPSFVTFTTFALPHINISLMVFKFLCTTDLARSRFSMLNEILQDILDAHIEQNSALELSPMHSIDNHRRYSHRLRNLISTPMKRYSVTSVIRLNPEYAIKQVSNIHNLLCDICQTIEEYFTYPLLGIIAISFLFILFDDFYILEAILNPKRLDVFEADEFFAFFLMQLIWYIVIIVLIVEGSSRTILHSSYTAAIVHKILNITDDPELRDRLFRLSLQLSHRKVLFTAAGLFRLDRTLIFTISGAATCYLIILIQFRFTHHMDDTSSNSTNQPHSIHLGD; encoded by the exons ATGGCCTTTAAGTTGTGGGAGCGCTTTTCACAGGCGGACAATGTGTTTCAGGCCCTGCGACCGCTAACATTTATTTCGCTCTTGGGACTGGCTCCATTTAAATTGAATCTGAATCCCCGAAAGGAGGTGCAAACATCCAAGTTCTCCTTTATCGCCGGTATTGTGCACTTTCTGTTCTTCGTCCTGTGTTTTGGTATCTCTGTGAAGGAAGGTGATTCCATCATTGGTTACTTCTTCCAAACAAATATCACCCGATTGGGCGATGGAACACTGCGTTTGACAGGCATTCTGGCCATGTCCACCATTTTTGGCTTTGCCATGTTCAAACGACAGAGATTGGTCAGCATCATCCAGAATAACATCGTGGTGGACGAGATATTTGTGCGACTGGGCATGAAGTTGGACTACCGAAGGATCCTGCTGTCCAGTTTCCTGATATCCTTCGGCATGCTGCTCTTCAACGTCATCTACTTGTGTGTGAGCTATAGCCTCTTGGTGAGCGCCACCATATCGCCCTCGTTTGTGACTTTCACGACCTTCGCCCTGCCGCACATCAACATCAGCCTGATGGTCTTCAAGTTTCTTTGCACCACGGACTTGGCAAGGAGTCGGTTTAGCATGTTGAACGAA ATCCTCCAGGATATTCTAGATGCCCATATAGAGCAAAATAGCGCCTTGGAACTATCCCCAATGCACTCGATTGACAACCACAGGCGCTACTCCCATCGCCTGCGAAACTTAATCAGCACACCGATGAAGCGGTACAGTGTTACCTCCGTCATACGCCTCAATCCGGAATATGCGATCAAACAGGTGTCGAACATCCACAATCTCCTTTGCGATATTTGCCAGACCATCGAGGAGTACTTCACGTATCCCCTTCTTGGAATCATCGCCATATCCTTCCTGTTCATTCTCTTTGATGACTTTTACATTTTGGAGGCCATTCTGAATCCCAAACGATTGGATGTTTTTGAGGCTGACGAATTCTTCGCCTTTTTCCTGATGCAGCTTATTTGGTACATAGTGATTATCGTACTGATCGTGGAGGGCAGCAGCCGCACTATTTTGCACAGTAGTTATACGGCCGCTATAGTTCACAAGATCCTGAATATCACCGATGATCCCGAGCTTAGAGATCGACTTTTTCGACTCTCATTACAACTGTCGCATAGGAAAGTTCTTTTCACAGCCGCAGGACTTTTTCGCCTGGATCGCACACTGATATTTACT aTTTCAGGCGCTGCTACTTGCTACCTCATTATCCTCATCCAGTTTCGATTTACGCACCACATGGATGATACCAGCTCCAATTCAACAAATCAACCTCATTCTATTCATCTTGGCGATTGA